One region of Alcanivorax sediminis genomic DNA includes:
- the hchA gene encoding glyoxalase III HchA — translation MASGIKAMFGMAPKDDGEGGFTPSPVALKLATKSKTDYDHTEYPDALQGGTAKVLMVCTEERYMTMANGVKFSTGNHPVEMMVPLLHLEKAGFQIEVCTPTGAPVKIERWAVPEKDDVVTDALQRYQPQFEQPQSLKALVAAGLEDHADYLAVFIPGGHGAMLGLPESEDLQTLIRWVNANDKHMLTICHGPAALLAENRGGDPRDFAYHGYKMAVFPDSLDKLTPKFGYLPGPMPWYFGDRLREQGVEIINKKANGSCCEDRKLITGDSPDAANEFGKLAARALLAEVNGAG, via the coding sequence ATGGCTAGCGGCATCAAGGCAATGTTTGGCATGGCCCCCAAAGACGATGGCGAGGGTGGCTTCACGCCTTCCCCTGTGGCGCTGAAGCTGGCCACCAAAAGCAAGACCGATTACGACCACACCGAGTATCCGGATGCCCTTCAGGGCGGCACGGCCAAGGTGCTGATGGTCTGCACCGAAGAGCGCTACATGACCATGGCGAACGGCGTGAAGTTTTCCACCGGCAATCACCCGGTAGAAATGATGGTGCCGCTACTGCACCTGGAAAAAGCCGGCTTCCAGATTGAGGTCTGCACGCCTACCGGCGCACCGGTAAAAATAGAAAGGTGGGCGGTGCCAGAGAAAGACGACGTGGTCACGGATGCCCTGCAACGCTACCAGCCGCAATTCGAACAGCCTCAATCCCTAAAGGCCCTGGTCGCCGCAGGCCTGGAAGATCACGCCGACTACCTGGCGGTGTTCATCCCCGGTGGTCACGGCGCCATGTTGGGCCTGCCGGAGAGTGAAGACCTGCAAACCCTGATCCGCTGGGTCAACGCCAACGACAAACACATGCTCACCATCTGCCACGGCCCTGCGGCCTTGCTGGCAGAAAACCGTGGCGGCGATCCCAGGGACTTCGCCTATCACGGTTACAAGATGGCGGTGTTCCCGGACAGCCTCGACAAGCTCACCCCCAAGTTTGGCTACCTGCCCGGCCCCATGCCCTGGTACTTCGGCGACCGGCTCCGTGAGCAGGGCGTGGAAATCATCAACAAGAAAGCCAATGGCAGCTGCTGCGAAGACCGTAAGCTGATCACCGGGGACAGCCCGGATGCGGCCAATGAATTTGGCAAGCTGGCAGCAAGGGCGTTGCTGGCGGAGGTGAATGGGGCGGGGTAA